A genomic window from Pseudomonas argentinensis includes:
- a CDS encoding DUF1850 domain-containing protein, which translates to MIGLCLGLAGTAWATLPLPSFTLAWDHSIEKIRWEEDYRVTRAGLLLGEARVRGSGAGMEIPDGAELRDGAWRYQRQLPPLQPLRLGRTPEAGDYQLCDAQGCKPFSEWLGPPTASQPEVELWSCESGRSANS; encoded by the coding sequence TTGATCGGTCTATGCCTGGGGCTCGCCGGGACGGCATGGGCGACGTTGCCCTTGCCGTCCTTCACCCTGGCCTGGGACCACAGCATCGAGAAGATCCGCTGGGAGGAGGACTACCGCGTCACCCGGGCCGGGCTGCTGCTCGGCGAGGCGCGGGTACGCGGCAGCGGCGCCGGCATGGAGATTCCGGATGGCGCCGAACTGCGTGATGGCGCCTGGCGCTACCAACGCCAGCTGCCGCCGCTGCAACCGCTACGCCTCGGGCGCACGCCCGAGGCGGGCGACTACCAGCTGTGCGATGCGCAGGGCTGCAAACCCTTCAGCGAGTGGCTCGGGCCACCGACGGCGAGCCAGCCAGAGGTGGAGCTGTGGAGCTGTGAGAGTGGCCGCTCAGCAAATTCGTAG
- a CDS encoding TRAP transporter permease encodes MSEHQGLNSSPNEWPKALFYTALLFSTYQIITAAFHPVSSQVLRAGHVGFLLLMVFLCYPAFGKGRPNQPLAWLLGLAGMATFAYQWVFEGDLIQRSGDLTPLDMVIGVGLTLLIFEAARRVMGIALPLICGLFLLYGLFGEYLPGDLAHRGYGFDQIINQLAFGTEGFYGTPTYVSATYIFLFILFGAFLEQAGMIKLFTDFAMGLFGHKLGGPAKVSVASSALMGTITGSGVANVVTTGQFTIPLMKRFGYRPAFAGAVEATSSMGSQIMPPVMGAVAFIMAETINVPYVEVAKAALIPALLYFGSVFWMVHLEAKSANLRGLPKDQCPSAWGAVKQRWFLLIPLLVLVYLLFSGRTPMFSGTVGLALTAIVILGSAIILKVSSKIMRMVFWIALGILCAGFFQLGIGVVFGVIGALVAVCWFIKGGRETLQACVHALAEGARHAIPVGIACALVGVIIGVVSLTGIATTFAGYILAIGQNNLFLSLVLTMITCLILGMGIPTIPNYIITSAIAAPALLDLGVPLIVSHMFVFYFGLMADLTPPVALACFAAAPIAKENGFKISLWAVRIAAAGFVVPFMAVYDPALMMQGDSWGATLYMFIKSVFAVGLWGMAVVGYLNMRLAWWERIWAFAAGVALILAMPISDEIGYALGALLIAQHLWRARRVAVVAA; translated from the coding sequence ATGAGCGAACATCAAGGGCTCAACAGCAGCCCCAACGAATGGCCGAAGGCGTTGTTCTACACCGCCTTGCTGTTCTCCACGTATCAGATCATCACGGCGGCCTTCCACCCGGTGTCCAGTCAGGTGCTGCGCGCCGGGCATGTCGGCTTTCTGCTGCTGATGGTCTTTCTCTGCTACCCGGCCTTCGGCAAGGGCCGACCGAACCAGCCGCTGGCCTGGTTGCTGGGCCTTGCCGGCATGGCCACCTTCGCCTACCAGTGGGTTTTCGAAGGTGACCTGATTCAGCGTTCAGGCGACCTCACCCCCCTGGACATGGTCATCGGCGTCGGCCTGACGCTGCTCATCTTCGAGGCGGCACGACGGGTCATGGGTATCGCCCTGCCGCTGATCTGCGGATTGTTCCTGCTCTACGGCCTGTTCGGTGAATACCTGCCGGGCGATCTGGCGCACCGTGGCTATGGTTTCGACCAGATCATCAACCAGCTGGCCTTCGGCACCGAGGGCTTCTACGGCACGCCAACCTACGTGTCGGCGACCTACATCTTCCTGTTCATCCTGTTCGGTGCCTTTCTCGAGCAGGCTGGCATGATCAAGCTGTTCACCGATTTCGCCATGGGCCTGTTCGGCCACAAGCTGGGCGGCCCGGCCAAGGTGTCGGTGGCCTCATCTGCATTGATGGGCACCATCACCGGCTCGGGTGTGGCCAACGTGGTGACCACCGGGCAATTCACCATTCCGCTGATGAAGCGCTTCGGTTATCGCCCGGCCTTTGCCGGCGCGGTGGAAGCGACATCGAGCATGGGTAGCCAGATCATGCCGCCGGTGATGGGCGCCGTGGCGTTCATCATGGCCGAGACCATCAACGTACCGTACGTGGAAGTGGCCAAGGCGGCGCTGATTCCCGCGCTGCTGTATTTCGGCTCGGTGTTCTGGATGGTTCACCTGGAGGCCAAGAGCGCCAACCTGCGCGGCCTGCCGAAAGACCAGTGCCCCAGCGCCTGGGGAGCGGTGAAACAGCGCTGGTTCCTGCTGATCCCGCTGTTGGTACTGGTCTACCTGCTGTTCTCCGGGCGCACGCCGATGTTCTCCGGCACCGTGGGCCTGGCGCTCACCGCCATCGTGATCCTGGGCTCGGCGATCATCCTCAAGGTGTCGTCGAAGATCATGCGCATGGTGTTCTGGATAGCCCTGGGCATTCTCTGCGCGGGCTTCTTCCAACTCGGTATCGGCGTGGTGTTCGGGGTCATCGGCGCGCTGGTGGCGGTCTGCTGGTTCATCAAGGGCGGCCGGGAAACCCTGCAGGCCTGCGTGCACGCGCTGGCGGAAGGGGCGCGTCATGCGATTCCGGTCGGTATCGCCTGCGCCCTGGTGGGCGTCATCATCGGCGTGGTTTCGCTGACCGGGATCGCCACCACGTTCGCTGGCTACATTCTCGCCATCGGCCAGAACAACCTGTTCCTGTCGCTGGTGCTGACGATGATCACCTGCCTGATTCTCGGCATGGGCATCCCGACCATTCCCAACTACATCATCACCAGCGCCATTGCCGCGCCGGCGCTGCTGGACCTGGGGGTGCCGCTGATCGTCTCGCACATGTTCGTGTTCTATTTCGGCCTGATGGCCGACCTGACGCCGCCGGTGGCGCTGGCCTGTTTCGCAGCCGCACCCATCGCCAAGGAGAACGGCTTCAAGATCAGCCTGTGGGCGGTGCGCATCGCCGCCGCGGGCTTCGTGGTGCCGTTCATGGCCGTGTATGACCCGGCGCTGATGATGCAGGGCGACAGCTGGGGCGCGACCTTGTACATGTTCATCAAGAGTGTGTTCGCGGTCGGGCTGTGGGGCATGGCGGTGGTCGGCTACCTGAATATGCGTCTGGCCTGGTGGGAACGTATTTGGGCATTCGCCGCCGGTGTCGCGCTGATTCTGGCGATGCCGATCAGTGACGAGATCGGTTATGCCCTGGGCGCTCTGCTGATCGCTCAACACCTTTGGCGCGCGCGCCGCGTTGCCGTGGTCGCGGCTTGA
- a CDS encoding TAXI family TRAP transporter solute-binding subunit: MRLTKRFSLLAAAAAITASTAVFAAPTFINVLTGGTSGVYYPIGVALSQVYGNGIEGSKTSVQATKASVENLNLLQAGRGELAFALGDSVDDAWKGVEDAGFKAPLKKIRAIAATYPNYIQIVASKESGIKTLEDLKGKRISVGAPKSGTELNARAIFKAAGLSYKDMGRVEFMPYAESVELIKNRQLDATLQSSGLGMAAIRDLASMVPITFVAIPEEVVTKIGSSAYQARVIPAGTYDGQDQDVPTAAIINILVSHEGVDDEVAYQMTKLMFDNLPRLVNSHSAAKDIKLETATEGLPIPLHPGAERFYKEAGVLK; the protein is encoded by the coding sequence ATGCGACTGACCAAGCGTTTCAGCCTTCTTGCCGCTGCCGCCGCCATTACCGCCAGCACGGCGGTGTTCGCCGCACCTACCTTCATCAACGTTCTGACCGGTGGTACCAGCGGGGTTTATTACCCGATTGGCGTGGCGCTCTCGCAGGTTTATGGCAACGGCATCGAGGGTTCGAAGACCTCGGTGCAGGCTACCAAGGCCTCGGTGGAAAACCTCAACCTGTTGCAGGCAGGGCGCGGTGAGCTGGCCTTTGCTCTGGGCGACTCGGTGGACGATGCCTGGAAGGGTGTCGAGGACGCCGGCTTCAAGGCGCCGCTGAAGAAGATCCGCGCCATCGCCGCCACCTACCCGAACTACATCCAGATTGTCGCCAGCAAGGAATCCGGCATCAAGACCCTGGAAGATCTCAAGGGCAAGCGCATCTCCGTCGGTGCGCCGAAGTCCGGCACCGAGCTCAACGCCCGGGCGATCTTCAAGGCCGCAGGCCTGAGCTACAAGGACATGGGCCGCGTCGAGTTCATGCCCTATGCCGAGTCGGTCGAGCTGATCAAGAACCGCCAGCTGGACGCCACCCTGCAGTCCTCCGGCCTGGGCATGGCCGCTATCCGCGACCTGGCGTCGATGGTGCCAATCACCTTCGTGGCGATTCCGGAAGAGGTGGTGACCAAGATCGGCAGCAGCGCCTACCAGGCCCGCGTCATTCCAGCCGGCACCTACGACGGTCAGGATCAGGACGTGCCGACCGCCGCCATCATCAACATTCTGGTCAGCCACGAAGGCGTCGACGACGAAGTGGCCTACCAGATGACCAAGCTGATGTTCGACAACCTGCCGCGCCTGGTCAATTCGCACTCGGCCGCCAAGGACATCAAACTGGAAACCGCCACCGAAGGGCTGCCGATTCCGCTGCACCCGGGGGCCGAGCGTTTCTACAAGGAAGCTGGCGTTCTGAAGTAA
- a CDS encoding sigma-54-dependent transcriptional regulator, giving the protein MGGQVIVVDDEAAIREAAQQWLELSGFSVQVCSNATQALALIDVEFPGVLISDVRMPGTDGLQLLAKVVECDRDLPVIMITGHGDVPMAVQAIQQGAYDFIEKPFTPDRLLDVVRRALEKRRLVCENRALRQQFGLKDGIAAQLLGVSRPMERLRRQIIDLAGTSVNVLIRGETGSGKECVARCLHDFSERADKPFVALNCAAIPEHLFESELFGHESGAFTGAQSKRIGRIEHAHGGTLFLDEVESLPLAQQVKLLRVLQEKTLERLGSNRSIRVDLRVISAVKPDLLDEVKAGRFREDLLYRLNVATLQIPPLRERREDISLLFEHFAEEAAQRHGRTLEPLTPAELAALLGHAWPGNVRELINAAERHALGLGDSASEEGSHSLAGQMEAFEAQCLHNALLRCRGSILQTMELLQLPRRTLNEKMQRHGLQRSTYRPAGSSDED; this is encoded by the coding sequence ATGGGTGGTCAGGTGATCGTCGTCGACGATGAAGCCGCGATTCGCGAGGCGGCGCAACAATGGCTGGAGTTGTCCGGTTTTAGCGTGCAGGTCTGCTCCAACGCCACGCAGGCGCTGGCATTGATCGATGTCGAGTTTCCCGGCGTGCTGATCAGCGATGTACGCATGCCCGGTACCGACGGCCTGCAGCTGCTGGCCAAGGTGGTCGAGTGCGATCGCGACCTGCCGGTGATCATGATCACCGGCCATGGTGACGTGCCCATGGCCGTGCAGGCGATCCAGCAGGGCGCCTACGACTTCATCGAAAAACCCTTCACCCCGGACCGGCTGCTCGACGTCGTGCGCCGCGCACTGGAGAAGCGCCGGCTGGTTTGCGAGAACCGCGCCCTGCGTCAGCAGTTCGGGCTCAAGGACGGCATCGCGGCACAGCTGCTTGGCGTATCGCGCCCCATGGAACGCCTGCGCCGGCAGATCATCGACCTGGCCGGTACGTCGGTGAACGTGCTGATCCGCGGCGAAACCGGCTCCGGCAAGGAGTGTGTGGCGCGCTGCCTGCACGACTTCAGCGAGCGCGCCGACAAGCCGTTCGTGGCGTTGAACTGCGCGGCGATTCCCGAGCACCTGTTCGAGAGTGAGCTGTTCGGCCATGAGAGCGGTGCCTTCACCGGCGCCCAGAGCAAGCGCATCGGCCGTATCGAGCATGCCCATGGCGGCACGCTGTTTCTGGACGAGGTGGAAAGCCTGCCGCTGGCGCAACAGGTCAAGCTGCTGCGCGTGTTGCAGGAAAAGACCCTGGAACGGCTGGGTTCCAACCGCAGTATTCGGGTCGACCTGCGGGTCATCAGTGCAGTGAAGCCGGACCTGCTCGACGAAGTGAAGGCCGGGCGCTTCCGTGAGGATCTACTCTATCGGCTGAATGTCGCGACCCTGCAGATTCCTCCGCTGCGCGAGCGCCGTGAGGACATCTCGCTGTTGTTCGAGCATTTCGCCGAAGAGGCTGCCCAGCGTCACGGTCGCACCCTGGAGCCGCTGACGCCTGCCGAGCTGGCCGCGTTGCTCGGCCATGCGTGGCCGGGCAACGTGCGCGAGCTGATCAACGCCGCCGAGCGCCATGCCCTGGGCCTCGGTGATAGCGCCTCCGAGGAGGGCAGCCACTCCCTCGCCGGGCAGATGGAAGCGTTCGAGGCGCAGTGCCTGCACAACGCCCTGCTGCGCTGCCGCGGTAGCATCCTGCAGACCATGGAGCTGCTGCAACTGCCACGCCGCACCCTCAACGAAAAGATGCAGCGCCATGGGCTGCAGCGCAGCACTTATCGTCCTGCGGGTAGTAGCGACGAGGATTGA
- a CDS encoding sensor histidine kinase, translated as MASLTSHLKTFARKSPAGLSERLLLSDVLEQALMLLAPRLRSEQVELVREVGSEAWVRGDAIRLEQVILNLLNNALDAMLDRPERRLGVQIDVQDEQCVMRISDSGGGIAEANLGRVFEPFFTTKPVGEGLGLGLAISYGIVRDLGGNLEAANGAPGAVFTLRLPKA; from the coding sequence ATGGCCAGCCTCACCAGCCACCTGAAGACCTTTGCCCGCAAGAGCCCGGCCGGGCTCAGCGAACGGCTGTTGCTCAGCGACGTGCTGGAGCAGGCACTGATGCTGCTGGCGCCGCGCCTGCGCAGCGAACAGGTCGAGTTGGTGCGCGAAGTGGGCAGCGAAGCCTGGGTCCGTGGCGATGCCATCCGTTTGGAGCAGGTGATCCTCAATCTGCTCAACAATGCCCTGGATGCCATGCTCGACCGCCCCGAGCGGCGGCTAGGCGTGCAGATCGATGTTCAGGACGAGCAGTGCGTGATGCGCATCAGCGACAGCGGCGGCGGTATCGCCGAAGCGAATCTGGGCCGGGTGTTCGAGCCGTTCTTCACCACCAAACCGGTGGGCGAGGGCCTGGGCCTCGGTCTGGCGATTTCCTACGGGATCGTGCGCGATCTGGGCGGTAATCTGGAGGCTGCCAATGGCGCCCCAGGGGCGGTCTTTACCCTGCGGCTGCCCAAGGCATGA
- a CDS encoding 2Fe-2S ferredoxin — protein MTAKPYAQVLFAGPDLLDGSFAELFRARLVALRGEPALADIVDTGTGYDSLWQRVGEGSGTLLVIDLEPQSSSQHVDWLRSELACKTDPQRVFVASLFGQLDADAAGAACALVERPELHLGCVEVPALPGSHAWSKIPAHEYRVLLCNGPRCTRRGALPLWKKLREQVKAAGKLECGGGVHITRTQCQFPCDQGPTLTVYPQGHWYRVRSEADVVRLVDEQLVAGRVVPELLMARP, from the coding sequence ATGACTGCCAAGCCTTATGCCCAGGTGCTGTTCGCCGGCCCGGACCTGCTCGACGGCTCGTTCGCCGAGCTGTTTCGTGCCCGCCTAGTCGCGCTGCGTGGCGAGCCGGCGCTGGCCGATATCGTCGATACCGGTACGGGTTATGACAGCCTCTGGCAGCGGGTGGGCGAGGGCAGCGGCACGCTGCTGGTGATCGACCTGGAGCCGCAGAGCAGCAGCCAGCATGTCGACTGGCTGCGCAGCGAGCTGGCCTGCAAGACCGATCCCCAGCGGGTATTCGTCGCCAGCCTGTTCGGTCAGCTGGATGCCGATGCAGCCGGCGCCGCCTGCGCGCTGGTCGAGCGGCCCGAGCTGCACCTGGGCTGCGTCGAGGTGCCGGCGCTGCCGGGCAGTCACGCCTGGTCGAAGATTCCCGCCCACGAGTACCGCGTGCTGCTCTGCAATGGCCCGCGCTGCACCCGGCGCGGCGCCTTGCCGCTGTGGAAAAAACTGCGCGAGCAGGTCAAGGCGGCCGGCAAACTGGAGTGCGGGGGCGGCGTGCATATCACCCGTACGCAATGCCAGTTCCCCTGCGACCAGGGCCCGACCCTGACGGTTTATCCACAGGGGCACTGGTATCGGGTGCGCAGCGAGGCGGACGTGGTGCGCCTGGTCGACGAGCAGCTGGTCGCCGGCCGTGTGGTGCCCGAGCTGCTGATGGCGCGGCCCTGA
- a CDS encoding cobalt-precorrin-6A reductase: MSRTLLLGGIGEALGLARRLGPEHIYSLAGLGKVPGDLTCQVRVGGFGGAEGLGDFIHRAGIELLVDATHPYAARISRNAARAAAQAGIPCWALRRPGWMASPGDDWREVFDWPSLIAALAAFRRPLFTLGREPLEHLHEIPAHQHWTVRCLQSQPASERAEVIGARGPFSLEDERALFARLNCDVLVSKNSGSAATEHKLQVARERGVPVLVLQRPALPAVDREFAEPETLWQALLDIGVTNSTNP, encoded by the coding sequence ATGAGCCGCACCCTGTTGCTGGGCGGCATCGGCGAAGCGCTGGGTCTCGCCCGTCGTCTCGGCCCCGAACATATCTACAGCCTGGCCGGACTGGGCAAGGTGCCTGGGGATCTGACCTGCCAGGTGCGCGTTGGTGGCTTTGGCGGTGCCGAGGGGCTGGGCGACTTTATCCACAGGGCGGGCATCGAGCTGCTGGTCGATGCTACCCATCCATATGCCGCGCGGATCAGCCGCAACGCGGCCCGCGCCGCCGCACAGGCCGGCATTCCCTGCTGGGCGCTGCGGCGGCCGGGCTGGATGGCATCACCCGGCGATGACTGGCGTGAGGTGTTCGACTGGCCCTCGTTGATCGCCGCCCTGGCCGCCTTTCGGCGGCCGCTGTTCACCCTGGGCCGCGAGCCGCTGGAGCATCTGCACGAGATTCCCGCCCATCAGCACTGGACGGTACGTTGCCTGCAAAGCCAGCCGGCCAGCGAGCGGGCCGAGGTAATCGGAGCACGTGGGCCGTTCAGCCTCGAGGACGAGCGCGCGCTGTTCGCGCGGCTGAACTGCGACGTGCTGGTCAGCAAGAACAGCGGCAGCGCGGCCACCGAACACAAGCTGCAGGTCGCCCGCGAACGTGGCGTGCCGGTGCTGGTGTTGCAGCGGCCGGCGTTGCCCGCGGTGGATCGCGAGTTCGCCGAGCCCGAGACGCTGTGGCAGGCGTTGCTGGATATTGGCGTAACCAACTCAACCAACCCGTAG
- the cbiE gene encoding precorrin-6y C5,15-methyltransferase (decarboxylating) subunit CbiE, whose product MTPWLTVVGIGEDGYPGLGKAARHALLAAEQVVGSERQLALLPPCIRATRLPWPKPFSLVPVLERRGTLVCLLASGDPMLFGVGASLARELEPGELRILPAPSSASLAAARLGWPLQGCTLVSLVARPLAALQAQIHPGVRLLVLSNDGDSPAAIAELLRERGFGPSRLSVFEHLGGERERRIDGLANGWFLARAADLNLVAIECLAGDEAKRLPLTPGLPDDAYRHDGQLTKRDVRAITLSRLAPSPGELLWDVGAGCGSIGIEWMRVHSSCRAIAIEGNEGRQAHIAHNRDALGVPGLQLVAGRAPEALGGLAAPDAIFIGGGVTTAGVLERCWQALKPGGRLVANAVTLQSEAALIAFRGKQGGELTRIEAAQAKPLGGFDTWRGALPITLLEVHKPR is encoded by the coding sequence ATGACCCCCTGGCTGACCGTCGTGGGCATTGGTGAAGACGGCTACCCCGGCCTCGGCAAGGCGGCGCGGCATGCGTTGCTGGCGGCCGAGCAGGTGGTCGGCAGCGAGCGCCAGTTGGCGCTGTTGCCCCCTTGCATCCGTGCCACGCGCCTACCCTGGCCAAAGCCGTTTTCCCTGGTGCCGGTGCTCGAGAGGCGCGGTACACTGGTGTGCTTACTGGCCAGCGGTGATCCGATGTTGTTTGGCGTGGGCGCCAGCCTGGCCCGCGAGCTGGAGCCGGGTGAGCTGCGCATTCTGCCGGCGCCGTCGTCCGCTTCCCTGGCGGCGGCGCGCCTGGGCTGGCCGCTGCAGGGCTGCACGCTGGTGTCCCTGGTTGCCAGGCCGCTGGCGGCGTTGCAGGCGCAGATCCACCCCGGCGTGCGTCTGCTGGTGCTGAGCAACGATGGCGACAGCCCGGCCGCCATCGCCGAATTGCTCCGTGAACGGGGCTTTGGCCCCAGCCGGCTGAGCGTGTTCGAGCACCTGGGTGGCGAGCGCGAGCGACGTATCGACGGGTTGGCCAACGGCTGGTTCCTGGCGCGCGCAGCGGATCTCAACCTGGTGGCCATCGAGTGCCTCGCCGGCGATGAAGCCAAGCGCCTGCCGCTGACGCCTGGCCTGCCGGACGACGCCTATCGCCACGACGGCCAACTGACCAAGCGCGACGTGCGCGCCATCACCCTGTCGCGCCTGGCGCCATCGCCCGGCGAGCTGCTCTGGGATGTCGGCGCCGGCTGCGGCTCCATCGGTATCGAGTGGATGCGCGTGCACTCCAGCTGCCGCGCCATCGCCATCGAGGGCAATGAAGGGCGCCAGGCCCATATCGCCCATAACCGTGATGCCTTAGGCGTACCGGGCCTGCAACTGGTGGCCGGGCGGGCGCCCGAGGCGCTGGGGGGATTGGCTGCGCCAGATGCGATCTTTATCGGCGGCGGCGTCACCACAGCGGGTGTGCTGGAGCGCTGCTGGCAGGCGCTCAAGCCCGGCGGCCGGCTGGTGGCCAATGCGGTGACCCTGCAGAGCGAGGCGGCGCTGATCGCCTTTCGCGGCAAGCAGGGCGGCGAGCTGACCCGTATCGAGGCGGCCCAGGCCAAACCTCTGGGCGGCTTCGATACCTGGCGCGGCGCACTGCCGATCACCCTGCTCGAGGTCCACAAGCCACGATGA
- the cobG gene encoding precorrin-3B synthase: MKQAFRIPSTAVRPSACPGLLRIVQAKDGGICRIKLPCGRLEAEQAERVARAALQHAGGVIEATNRGNLQIRGIRVGREDALITELLDAGLGPNTPGADDVRNLMVSPAAGLDPQALVDSSPLAAELLATLENSPRLHALSPKFALLLDGGERLAMLEHPHDIWLSALTLGDGIGYAFGLAGCPPVTAKDAPALAVVPQALAHKLIIALLDLFLELATPEQARMRHLLEIHSPAELLQRLQARLEDALLPAGNWRRPPAQANAHLGIKGQRQPGLVHIGAATVLGRLEAEQLAGLADLARRHGDGALRLTPWQSVLLPNVPEAAADGVIHSLHALGLLTDAAAPLARIIACTGASGCAKGLADTKVDALRLAERLPAGSEQPGIHLTGCSRSCAAAHRAPFTLLAVAEGRYDLFARQPLGTGFGQLLGLHLTPDEAAELLASLTATRSFTR, translated from the coding sequence TTGAAACAGGCTTTTCGCATTCCGTCCACTGCTGTTCGCCCCTCGGCCTGTCCGGGGTTGCTGCGTATCGTGCAGGCGAAGGATGGCGGCATCTGCCGCATCAAGCTGCCCTGTGGTCGCCTCGAAGCCGAGCAGGCCGAGCGCGTCGCCAGGGCGGCGCTGCAGCATGCCGGCGGGGTGATCGAAGCCACCAACCGCGGCAACCTGCAGATTCGCGGTATCCGGGTAGGCCGCGAAGACGCACTGATAACCGAGCTGCTGGACGCCGGCCTGGGGCCCAACACACCCGGTGCCGATGACGTACGCAATCTGATGGTCAGCCCGGCCGCCGGCCTCGATCCGCAGGCACTTGTGGATAGCTCGCCACTGGCTGCCGAGCTGCTGGCCACCCTGGAAAACTCTCCGCGCCTGCATGCCCTGTCACCGAAGTTCGCCCTGCTGCTCGACGGCGGCGAACGCCTGGCGATGCTCGAACACCCCCACGATATCTGGCTCAGCGCCCTTACCCTCGGAGATGGGATCGGCTATGCCTTCGGCCTGGCCGGTTGCCCGCCGGTCACGGCAAAGGATGCACCCGCGCTGGCTGTGGTGCCCCAAGCCCTGGCTCATAAGCTGATCATCGCCCTGCTCGATCTGTTCCTGGAGCTGGCCACGCCCGAGCAGGCACGCATGCGCCATCTGCTGGAAATCCATTCGCCTGCCGAGCTGCTGCAGCGTCTGCAGGCACGGCTGGAGGATGCGCTGCTGCCGGCCGGCAATTGGCGCCGGCCCCCGGCGCAAGCCAATGCCCATCTCGGCATCAAGGGGCAGCGCCAGCCGGGTCTCGTGCATATCGGCGCCGCCACCGTGCTCGGTCGGCTGGAGGCCGAACAGCTGGCCGGCCTGGCGGATCTCGCCCGCCGTCATGGCGATGGCGCCCTGCGCCTGACGCCCTGGCAGAGCGTGTTGCTGCCCAATGTTCCCGAGGCGGCTGCCGATGGGGTTATCCACAGCCTGCATGCGCTGGGCCTGTTGACCGATGCCGCCGCGCCGCTGGCCCGCATCATCGCCTGCACCGGCGCCAGCGGTTGCGCCAAGGGCTTGGCCGACACCAAGGTCGATGCCCTGCGCCTGGCCGAACGGCTACCCGCTGGCAGCGAGCAGCCGGGCATTCACCTCACTGGCTGCAGCCGCTCCTGCGCCGCCGCCCACCGCGCGCCCTTCACCTTGCTGGCGGTGGCCGAGGGTCGTTACGACCTGTTCGCCCGCCAGCCCCTCGGCACGGGCTTCGGCCAGTTGCTGGGCCTCCACCTGACACCTGACGAGGCCGCCGAATTGCTGGCCTCGCTCACCGCTACCCGGAGTTTCACCCGATGA
- a CDS encoding precorrin-8X methylmutase, with amino-acid sequence MTDYIRDGQAIYRNSFAIIRAEADLSGIPADLEKLAVRVIHACGMVDVVQDLRFSPGAGTAGREALAKGATILCDARMVAEGVTRARLQAANPVICTLNDAGVPELAKRLGNTRSAVALEHWREHLEGSVVVIGNAPTALFYLLDMLAAGAPKPALILGFPVGFVGAAESKDLLAATYAEHGVPYVIVQGRRGGSAMAAAAINALATEVE; translated from the coding sequence ATGACCGATTACATCCGCGATGGTCAGGCGATCTATCGCAATTCCTTCGCCATCATTCGTGCCGAGGCCGACCTGAGCGGCATTCCGGCTGATCTGGAGAAGCTCGCGGTGCGGGTCATCCACGCCTGTGGCATGGTCGATGTGGTGCAGGATCTGCGCTTCTCGCCGGGCGCCGGTACCGCCGGGCGTGAAGCGCTGGCCAAGGGCGCGACGATTCTCTGCGACGCACGCATGGTCGCCGAAGGCGTGACCCGTGCACGGCTGCAGGCCGCCAACCCGGTGATCTGCACCCTCAACGATGCCGGCGTACCGGAACTGGCCAAACGGTTGGGCAACACCCGCTCGGCGGTGGCCCTGGAACACTGGCGCGAGCACTTGGAAGGCTCGGTGGTGGTGATCGGCAATGCACCGACGGCGCTGTTCTACCTGCTCGATATGCTCGCCGCGGGTGCGCCCAAGCCGGCGTTGATTCTCGGCTTCCCGGTCGGTTTCGTCGGTGCCGCCGAATCCAAGGACCTGCTTGCTGCCACTTATGCCGAGCATGGCGTGCCCTACGTGATCGTCCAGGGCCGCCGCGGGGGCAGCGCCATGGCCGCCGCGGCGATCAATGCCCTGGCGACGGAGGTCGAGTGA
- a CDS encoding precorrin-2 C(20)-methyltransferase, producing MDLPGKGRLIGLGVGPGDPELITLKALRLLKAAPVVGYFVAKAKANVGQGGNAFGIIEAHLDESQQRLPLVYPVTTEKLEPPLTYEGVISDFYDTCAAQIAAHLDAGRDVAVICEGDPFFYGSYMYLHDRLAERYEAEVIPGVCSMLGSAAVLGVPLVYRNQSLSVLSGVLPEDELRERLQGAEAAVVMKLGRNFEKVRRVLQSLGMHDRAHYVERATMANQRIVPLDEVEPMASPYFSMIVVPGEKWRG from the coding sequence ATGGACCTCCCCGGCAAAGGCCGCCTGATCGGCCTGGGCGTAGGCCCGGGCGACCCGGAGCTGATCACCCTCAAGGCCCTGCGTTTGCTGAAAGCGGCGCCGGTGGTCGGCTATTTCGTGGCCAAGGCCAAGGCCAACGTCGGCCAGGGCGGCAATGCCTTCGGTATCATCGAGGCGCATCTGGATGAAAGCCAGCAGCGCCTGCCGCTGGTCTACCCGGTCACCACCGAAAAGCTCGAACCGCCGCTGACCTACGAAGGCGTGATCAGCGACTTCTACGACACCTGCGCGGCGCAGATCGCCGCCCACCTGGATGCCGGCCGCGACGTGGCGGTGATCTGCGAAGGTGACCCGTTCTTCTACGGCTCCTACATGTATCTGCACGACCGCCTCGCCGAGCGCTACGAGGCCGAGGTGATTCCTGGCGTCTGCTCGATGCTCGGCAGTGCGGCAGTGCTCGGCGTGCCGCTGGTGTACCGCAACCAGAGCCTGTCGGTACTCTCCGGCGTGCTGCCCGAGGACGAACTGCGCGAGCGCCTGCAGGGCGCCGAAGCCGCCGTGGTGATGAAGCTCGGCCGCAACTTCGAGAAGGTGCGCCGCGTGCTGCAGAGCCTCGGCATGCACGACCGCGCCCATTACGTGGAACGGGCGACCATGGCCAACCAGCGCATCGTGCCGCTCGATGAAGTCGAGCCGATGGCCTCGCCGTATTTTTCGATGATCGTGGTGCCGGGCGAGAAGTGGCGCGGTTGA